From a single Paramormyrops kingsleyae isolate MSU_618 chromosome 14, PKINGS_0.4, whole genome shotgun sequence genomic region:
- the emilin1b gene encoding EMILIN-1b — protein MAGPILYVLLSVMTLCGWTRSASFPQRYNLYSGQSQSQSFTQNGVKAASRHRNWCAYVVTRTVSCVVEDGVETYVKPDYQPCSWGQVQCSRVVSYRTYMRPKYKVAYKMVTEMEWKCCRGYTGDDCSEGPNGGSDTQISTTRPRPNPSSPVHTGAGSSTGQTGGGRGDNDKIKQLEEKIQSLTKNLQDLQSTLHGMNKKIEEEMQTPGFSGKTPADAAQPEMKATIHSIQTKLDQLDNRTRAHDKTLVSINNHLVNGKSSSNDLDNKSGGSWLDTLKEEILRELETRVTHSCSACQSGVDDLKQQQEEDRERIRALEKHVYTMNQQHRQALESLRQDQTNYQDCCNRVDDIKGNLDDLDRKFTSVSETYNRLDGELSSGAIAREDKFKDLLGDLERKLNSTAQKVEEKFSYMESDLKDYCQRELSDTRNVLLDHFDDITAKIPELEVDINILKDTIFDHDERLVRIENMTSDIDSRLTSAMTTCLESCQPKPVPGEDEATEDTVKTLQWKVIDNEGAIRRFNDRLKDITMSGDSLMDKVVDLGHDVRKIKALTGENGEHFNRVVTEIENLGRNVEDCEICKSVAKELSTLRNSTNNALQRWQTDIKNMHNRIDSDETACSQVCSNLQEEVGKLKEDVQKCSGHCKISLEEPTGTGDLEPQKPLDGHSVVGSTLNGNLKSLQGELSGVILTFTSINDTLKGLEHTVQKHDSVITDLSNTKNKIITEIDKIQQELSEHMEDTRGQFDHIDKEIQQLGRNILLEMGDCKQSKDGLEKRLSKMETVCDRLDTLTDNMQKIKEGLNKHVTGLWTCINELNATVTFHSGFIDTVHNTELSGIHRKIKHLNSSLLHILNEFQSFSSQDHVGLPGPPGPKGERGYLGPPGPRGAPGRDGSPGRPGDEGPRGQPGPRGEPGLAGADAHVPQLSFSAALTYPKVTSGTIIFDKVFVNKGDFYNPQTGIFTAPLDGHYFFSAILTGQKNVKIEAVLSKSNYGVARADSAGYQPEGLENKPTAEVKPIPGSLVVFNVILPLQVGDTVCVDLVMGKLAHSVEPLTIFSGMLLYEDM, from the exons ATGGCTGGACCTATTCTGTATGTACTGCTTTCAGTTATGACTTTGTGTGGATGGACCAGGAGTGCGAGCTTCCCCCAAAGATATAATCTGTACTCGGGACAGAGTCAGTCCCAATCGTTTACACAGAATGGAGTGAAGGCAGCTAGCAGACACAG AAATTGGTGTGCATATGTGGTGACCCGGACCGTGAGCTGCGTGGTGGAGGATGGAGTGGAAACCTACGTGAAACCAGATTACCAGCCTTGTTCCTGGGGACAGGTCCAGTGCTCTCGTGTGGTGTC GTACCGGACATACATGAGACCCAAGTATAAGGTGGCATATAAGATGGTAACAGAGATGGAATGGAAGTGTTGTCGTGGATACACTGGAGATGACTGCAGTGAGGGGCCAAATGGAGGGTCAGACACCCAGATCTCCACAACCAGACCACGGCCCAACCCTTCCAGTCCAGTACACACTGGTGCTGGCAGTAGCACTGGGCAAACGGGTGGAG GAAGAGGAGATAATGATAAAATTAAGCAGCTGGAAGAAAAGATTCAGAGTTTGACTAAGAACCTCCAGGACCTGCAGTCCACTTTGCATGGCATGAACAAGAAGATTGAGGAGGAAATGCAGACGCCTGGTTTCAGTGGAAAGACACCAGCTGATGCTGCTCAGCCAGAGATGAAGGCGACCATCCACAGCATCCAGACAAAACTAGACCAACTGGACAACAGAACACGTGCACATGACAAAACTCTGGTCAGTATCAACAATCACCTTGTCAATGGCAAGAGCAGCAGCAATGACTTGGATAAcaagagtggtggcagctggtTAGACACACTAAAGGAGGAGATCCTCAGAGAACTTGAGACAAGGGTTACTCACTCCTGCTCTGCCTGCCAGTCTGGAGTAGATGACCTCAAACAGCAGCAAGAAGAAGACCGTGAGAGGATCCGTGCCTTGGAGAAGCATGTCTATACCATGAACCAACAACATCGTCAGGCCCTCGAAAGCCTGCGGCAGGACCAGACTAACTATCAAGACTGCTGCAATCGTGTGGACGACATTAAAGGAAATCTTGACGATTTAGATAGGAAGTTCACCTCAGTATCTGAGACCTACAACCGGTTAGATGGAGAGTTATCTAGTGGTGCAATTGCAAGAGAAGATAAATTCAAAGATCTGTTGGGTGACCTTGAAAGGAAGCTTAACAGTACAGCACAAAAGGTAGAGGAGAAATTTTCTTACATGGAAAGTGACCTAAAAGATTATTGCCAGAGGGAACTCAGTGACACACGGAATGTGCTTCTTGACCACTTTGATGATATAACTGCCAAAATACCTGAACTTGAGGTCGACATCAATATCCTTAAAGACACCATTTTTGATCACGATGAACGCTTGGTCCGAATTGAGAATATGACCTCTGACATTGATAGCAGGCTGACATCGGCAATGACCACCTGTCTAGAATCCTGCCAGCCCAAACCTGTTCCAGGAGAAGATGAAGCTACTGAAGATACAGTTAAAACACTGCAGTGGAAAGTCATAGATAATGAGGGTGCAATCAGGAGGTTTAATGATAGATTGAAGGACATAACAATGTCAGGAGACTCTCTCATGGACAAAGTTGTTGACCTTGGGCATGATGTCCGCAAGATTAAAGCCCTGACTGGAGAAAATGGGGAGCACTTTAACAGGGTAGTCACAGAAATTGAGAACTTGGGTAGAAATGTAGAAGACTGTGAAATCTGCAAGTCAGTAGCAAAAGAGCTTAGCACATTGAGGAACAGTACTAACAATGCCCTTCAGAGATGGCAGACAGACATCAAGAACATGCACAACAGAATAGACTCTGATGAAACTGCTTGCTCTCAGGTGTGCTCCAACTTACAGGAGGAAGTGGGAAAACTGAAGGAGGACGTACAGAAGTGTAGTGGACACTGCAAGATCAGTTTAGAAGAACCAACGGGAACAGGAGACCTTGAACCACAAAAGCCCCTAGATGGCCATAGTGTTGTTGGAAGCACGTTAAATGGTAACTTGAAATCTCTACAAGGGGAACTGTCTGGGGTCATCTTAACATTCACGTCCATCAATGATACGCTCAAGGGCCTTGAGCACACCGTCCAAAAGCACGACAGTGTCATTACTGACCTCAGCAACACAAAGAACAAGATCATCACTGAGATAGACAAAATCCAGCAAGAGCTGAGCGAGCACATGGAGGATACCAGAGGTCAGTTTGACCACATAGATAAAGAAATCCAGCAATTAGGGAGGAACATTTTATTGGAGATGGGTGACTGTAAGCAGTCAAAGGATGGGTTAGAGAAGAGACTTTCCAAAATGGAGACTGTCTGTGATCGGCTGGACACACTTACTGATaacatgcaaaaaataaaagaagGTCTAAACAAGCATGTCACTGGACTATGGACTTGTATCAATGAGCTTAATGCTACCGTCACCTTTCACAGTGGATTCATTGACACGGTTCACAACACAGAACTAAGCGGCATTCATCGCAAGATCAAACACCTTAACTCTTCTTTGCTTCACATTCTCAATGAGTTCCAGAGTTTCTCCAGCCAGGATCATGTGG GGCTTCCCGGTCCTCCAGGCCCTAAAGGAGAGAGAGGGTACCTGGGACCTCCAGGACCGAGAGGGGCTCCAGGAAGGGACGGGTCACCAGGGAGACCAGGAGATGAGGGTCCAAGGGGACAGCCAG GGCCGAGAGGAGAACCAG GTCTGGCTGGGGCTGATGCCCACGTACCGCAGTTGTCCTTCTCCGCCGCCTTAACATACCCCAAGGTTACTTCCGGAACGATCATCTTTGACAAGGTCTTTGTTAATAAGGGTGATTTCTATAACCCACAAACAG GAATCTTCACTGCTCCTCTGGACGGGCATTACTTCTTCAGCGCTATTCTGACTGGCCAAAAGAATGTGAAAATCGAAGCAGTCTTGTCCAAGTCTAACTATGGCGTAGCCCGTGCAGACTCTGCTGGTTACCAGCCAGAGGGTCTGGAGAACAAGCCAACGGCCGAGGTCAAACCCATCCCAGGGTCTCTGGTTGTGTTCAATGTCATCCTCCCCTTGCAGGTGGGAGACACGGTTTGCGTGGACCTTGTCATGGGCAAGCTAGCCCATTCTGTGGAACCGCTCACTATTTTCAGTGGGATGCTCCTGTATGAAGACATGTAG